A genomic window from Brachyspira sp. SAP_772 includes:
- a CDS encoding uracil-DNA glycosylase family protein — translation MENNIETHLFSDTNFFFDDSDILILGSFPVPLYTQEEKFNLLDDEEKNNAWYYSSKKSEFWKLIAYRFDIDNKNFLVSKELKKKLFYDKKIAIADVFYKCKRKNKNSSKDIDLIVLEYNNLIVEIIKNINLIIFTSRFTENNFFKILKNNNIEYSLIESEEKNIFDLSEEIINAIHERYLIVKNKKIKIATITLKISPIKGVSLYSTKQLLFKHYLNN, via the coding sequence ATGGAAAATAATATAGAAACACATCTTTTTAGTGATACAAATTTCTTTTTTGATGATAGCGATATACTTATACTAGGAAGTTTTCCTGTGCCGTTGTATACTCAAGAGGAAAAATTTAATTTGCTTGATGATGAAGAGAAAAATAATGCATGGTATTATTCAAGCAAAAAAAGTGAGTTTTGGAAATTAATTGCTTATAGATTTGATATTGATAATAAAAACTTTTTAGTTTCTAAAGAACTAAAGAAAAAACTTTTTTATGATAAAAAAATTGCTATAGCAGATGTGTTTTATAAATGCAAAAGAAAAAATAAAAATAGCTCCAAAGATATTGATTTGATTGTATTAGAATATAATAATTTAATTGTTGAAATTATAAAAAATATAAACCTCATAATTTTTACAAGCAGATTTACAGAGAATAATTTTTTTAAAATACTAAAAAATAATAATATAGAATATAGCTTAATTGAAAGTGAAGAGAAAAATATTTTTGATTTATCAGAAGAAATAATTAATGCCATTCATGAGAGATATCTTATTGTAAAAAACAAAAAAATAAAAATAGCAACTATTACTTTAAAAATTAGCCCTATTAAAGGGGTGAGTCTTTATTCCACAAAGCAATTATTATTTAAACATTATTTAAATAACTAA